Proteins encoded together in one Dechloromonas sp. HYN0024 window:
- the atpG gene encoding F0F1 ATP synthase subunit gamma produces MASGKEIRNKIKSVENTRKITKAMEMVAASKMRKAQDRMRAARPYGEKIRRVAGNLSHALTEYRHPFLVNREQAAVGIVLITSDKGLCGGLNSNLLRLAVTKMKEFESAGKKLQATCIGNKGLGFMQRAGAKVVSHVTGLGDTPHLEKLIGPVKVQLDAYMNGEIDALYIGYTRFINTMKQEPVFEQLLPLSGGTVGSAKTKWDYVYEPDAKAVIDDLLIRYVEALIYQAVAENMASEQSARMVAMKSASDNAKTVIGDLKLVYNKARQAAITKELSEIVSGAAAV; encoded by the coding sequence ATGGCTAGCGGCAAGGAAATTCGCAACAAGATCAAGAGCGTCGAAAACACGCGCAAGATCACCAAGGCCATGGAAATGGTGGCCGCATCCAAAATGCGCAAGGCGCAGGACCGGATGCGGGCTGCCCGTCCCTATGGCGAGAAGATCCGGCGCGTTGCAGGCAATCTGTCTCATGCTCTGACCGAGTACCGTCACCCGTTCCTGGTGAATCGTGAACAAGCCGCTGTCGGCATCGTTCTGATCACCTCCGACAAGGGTCTGTGCGGCGGTCTGAACTCGAACCTTCTTCGTCTGGCTGTCACGAAGATGAAGGAATTCGAGTCCGCGGGCAAGAAACTGCAGGCTACCTGCATCGGCAACAAGGGTCTCGGTTTCATGCAGCGCGCAGGCGCCAAGGTCGTCTCTCACGTCACCGGGCTGGGCGATACGCCCCACCTGGAGAAGCTGATCGGGCCGGTCAAGGTTCAACTTGATGCCTACATGAACGGTGAAATCGATGCGCTGTATATCGGCTACACCCGCTTCATCAACACGATGAAGCAGGAACCGGTGTTCGAGCAACTGCTTCCGCTGTCTGGAGGAACCGTCGGTTCCGCCAAGACCAAGTGGGACTATGTCTACGAACCCGATGCCAAGGCCGTGATCGACGATCTGCTGATCCGTTATGTTGAAGCATTGATTTATCAGGCCGTTGCGGAAAACATGGCCTCCGAGCAGTCTGCCCGGATGGTTGCCATGAAGTCTGCCTCGGACAACGCCAAGACCGTTATCGGCGATTTGAAGCTGGTTTACAATAAGGCCCGTCAGGCTGCGATTACCAAGGAACTCTCGGAAATCGTCAGCGGCGCCGCCGCGGTGTGA
- the atpD gene encoding F0F1 ATP synthase subunit beta has protein sequence MSQGSIVQCIGAVVDIHFPRDAMPKVYDALKLDASEANGMAEDGLTFEVQQQLGDGVVRTIAMGSSDGLRRGMKVNNTGAGISVPVGMGTLGRIMDVLGRPIDEAGPIDSNELRVIHQPAPKFDELSSSVDLLETGIKVIDLICPFAKGGKVGLFGGAGVGKTVNMMELINNIAKQHSGLSVFAGVGERTREGNDFYHEMKDSNVLDKVAMVFGQMNEPPGNRLRVALTGLTMAERFRDDGRDILFFVDNIYRYTLAGTEVSALLGRMPSAVGYQPTLAEEMGRLQERITSTKVGSITSIQAVYVPADDLTDPSPATTFLHLDSTVVLSRDIASLGIYPAVDPLDSTSRQLDPQVVGEEHYAVARAVQMNLQRYKELRDIIAILGMDELSPEDKLAVSRARKIQRFLSQPFHVAEVFTGSPGKFVSLKDTIKGFKGICAGEYDHLPEQAFYMVGGIEEVLEKAKTL, from the coding sequence ATGAGTCAAGGTTCAATCGTTCAGTGCATCGGCGCCGTTGTGGACATCCACTTCCCGCGCGACGCGATGCCGAAGGTCTACGACGCCCTCAAGCTGGATGCTTCCGAAGCAAACGGCATGGCAGAAGACGGCCTGACCTTCGAAGTACAACAACAACTCGGTGACGGCGTCGTTCGTACCATCGCCATGGGTTCCTCCGACGGTCTGCGTCGTGGCATGAAGGTGAACAACACCGGCGCCGGCATCTCTGTGCCGGTCGGTATGGGCACCCTCGGTCGCATCATGGACGTTCTCGGTCGCCCGATCGACGAAGCCGGTCCGATCGACTCCAACGAGCTGCGCGTGATTCACCAGCCGGCTCCGAAGTTCGACGAACTGTCTTCTTCTGTTGATCTGCTCGAAACCGGCATCAAGGTTATCGACCTGATCTGCCCGTTCGCCAAGGGCGGCAAGGTCGGCCTGTTCGGCGGCGCCGGCGTCGGCAAGACGGTTAACATGATGGAACTCATCAACAACATCGCCAAGCAACACTCGGGTCTGTCCGTGTTTGCCGGCGTTGGTGAGCGTACCCGTGAAGGTAACGACTTCTATCACGAAATGAAGGACTCCAACGTTCTCGACAAGGTTGCGATGGTGTTCGGTCAGATGAACGAGCCGCCGGGCAACCGTCTGCGCGTTGCCCTGACCGGCCTGACCATGGCCGAACGTTTCCGTGACGACGGTCGTGACATCCTGTTCTTCGTCGACAACATCTACCGCTACACCCTGGCTGGTACGGAAGTTTCCGCACTGCTCGGCCGTATGCCTTCCGCCGTGGGCTATCAGCCGACGCTGGCTGAAGAAATGGGCCGTCTGCAGGAGCGTATTACCTCCACCAAGGTTGGCTCGATCACCTCCATCCAGGCCGTTTACGTGCCTGCCGATGACTTGACCGACCCGTCCCCGGCTACCACCTTCCTGCACCTCGACTCCACCGTCGTGCTGTCGCGTGACATCGCCTCGCTGGGTATCTACCCGGCCGTCGATCCGCTCGACTCCACCTCGCGCCAGCTTGACCCGCAGGTTGTCGGTGAAGAGCATTACGCTGTTGCCCGTGCCGTGCAGATGAATCTGCAGCGCTACAAGGAACTGCGCGACATCATCGCGATTCTGGGTATGGACGAACTGTCTCCTGAAGACAAGCTGGCCGTTTCCCGCGCTCGTAAGATTCAGCGTTTCCTGTCGCAGCCTTTCCACGTTGCTGAAGTCTTCACCGGTTCGCCGGGCAAGTTCGTTTCCCTCAAGGACACGATCAAGGGCTTCAAGGGCATCTGCGCCGGCGAGTACGATCACCTGCCGGAACAGGCGTTTTACATGGTTGGCGGCATCGAGGAAGTGCTCGAGAAGGCCAAGACGCTGTAA
- a CDS encoding F0F1 ATP synthase subunit epsilon, translated as MAMTVHCDVVSAEESIFSGLVEIAVFPGEAGELGILPRHTPLLTRIKPGTIRLKVPNQSDFELVYVSGGMLEVQPDMITVLADTAIRAHDLDEAKALEAKKRAEEALANRNAEMDYAAAEAELAQAVAQLQAIQRLRKHTH; from the coding sequence ATGGCTATGACTGTTCATTGTGATGTCGTCAGTGCTGAAGAATCGATCTTCTCCGGCCTGGTGGAAATCGCAGTGTTTCCCGGCGAAGCCGGGGAACTCGGCATTCTGCCGCGGCACACACCGCTTCTGACTCGCATCAAGCCCGGCACCATTCGTTTGAAGGTGCCGAACCAGAGCGATTTTGAACTGGTGTATGTTTCCGGTGGCATGCTGGAAGTTCAGCCCGACATGATCACCGTGTTGGCTGATACGGCGATTCGTGCGCACGATCTGGACGAAGCCAAGGCACTGGAAGCCAAGAAGCGCGCCGAAGAAGCTCTTGCCAATCGGAATGCTGAGATGGATTACGCTGCTGCTGAAGCAGAACTGGCACAAGCTGTTGCCCAGTTGCAAGCAATCCAGCGTCTGCGCAAGCACACGCACTAA
- a CDS encoding SCP2 domain-containing protein, which produces MQALELLACRALNHLILGESWAQARLVGHSGAHIRINAGPFVLRLGIDHQGLFQAGDIRHEPDVRIGLPSDVLFRLLVDRDALFTSVKLGGSADIAESLAFVLRNLRWDAEADLAQLVGDIPARRLVLLAKSLAAGMQSALGRAADNFAEYAVEESRLLAASRDTNAFGQAVNQLRDDVARLEKRISRV; this is translated from the coding sequence ATGCAAGCGCTCGAATTGCTCGCCTGTCGCGCCCTGAATCATTTGATTCTCGGTGAAAGCTGGGCGCAGGCCCGGCTGGTCGGGCATTCGGGAGCCCACATCCGGATCAATGCCGGGCCATTTGTGTTGCGTCTGGGCATCGATCACCAGGGCCTGTTCCAGGCCGGTGACATCCGACATGAGCCGGATGTCCGCATTGGCTTGCCTTCCGATGTGCTGTTCCGCCTGCTGGTCGACCGCGATGCCTTGTTCACCTCGGTGAAACTAGGTGGCTCGGCCGATATCGCCGAAAGCCTGGCCTTTGTTCTGCGTAATCTACGCTGGGATGCCGAGGCTGATCTGGCCCAACTGGTCGGTGACATTCCGGCCCGGCGTCTGGTCCTTCTGGCCAAGTCTCTGGCTGCCGGGATGCAAAGTGCCCTGGGAAGGGCGGCCGACAACTTTGCCGAATACGCTGTTGAAGAATCCCGGCTGCTCGCGGCCAGCCGTGATACCAACGCCTTCGGCCAGGCGGTCAATCAATTGCGGGATGACGTGGCCAGACTTGAGAAACGGATATCCCGGGTCTAG
- the ubiE gene encoding bifunctional demethylmenaquinone methyltransferase/2-methoxy-6-polyprenyl-1,4-benzoquinol methylase UbiE: MNNDKTHFGYETVAEQEKARRVADVFDSVASRYDLMNDLMSGGMHRLWKSFTIQRSGVREGSRVLDVAGGTGDLSLAFSKRVGKSGQVWLTDINNAMLARGRDRLLDKGYMLPVAQCDAEKLPFPDDWFDCVTVAFGLRNMTHKDAALAEMRRVLRPGGRLLVLEFSQVWKPLAPLYDFYSFKVIPRVGQMVTNDSDSYRYLSESIRMHPGQEELKSMMEQVGLEKVEYFNLALGVVALHRGFKF, translated from the coding sequence ATGAACAACGACAAAACCCATTTTGGCTACGAAACCGTAGCCGAGCAGGAAAAAGCTCGTCGCGTCGCCGACGTCTTCGACTCGGTGGCCAGCCGCTACGACCTGATGAACGATCTGATGTCGGGCGGTATGCACCGTCTGTGGAAGTCTTTTACCATTCAGCGCAGCGGTGTGCGTGAGGGATCACGCGTTCTCGACGTTGCTGGTGGCACCGGCGACCTCTCCCTGGCTTTTTCCAAGCGGGTTGGCAAAAGTGGCCAGGTCTGGCTGACCGATATCAACAATGCGATGCTGGCCCGCGGCCGCGACCGCCTGCTCGACAAGGGCTACATGCTGCCCGTGGCCCAGTGCGATGCCGAGAAGCTTCCCTTCCCTGACGATTGGTTTGATTGCGTTACGGTAGCCTTTGGCCTGCGTAACATGACGCACAAGGATGCTGCCCTGGCCGAAATGCGGCGGGTACTGCGTCCCGGTGGGCGCCTGCTGGTCCTCGAGTTTTCTCAAGTGTGGAAGCCGCTGGCGCCGCTCTATGACTTTTATTCGTTCAAGGTGATTCCACGGGTCGGTCAGATGGTGACCAATGACTCGGATAGCTACCGCTATCTATCCGAATCGATTCGCATGCATCCCGGCCAGGAAGAACTGAAGTCGATGATGGAACAGGTGGGCCTGGAAAAGGTTGAGTACTTCAATCTGGCGCTCGGTGTCGTCGCCCTGCATCGCGGTTTCAAGTTCTAG
- a CDS encoding gamma-butyrobetaine hydroxylase-like domain-containing protein: protein MAGIDRDTPIPSEIKLHKKSRRLELIYGEAQRYSLDFEFLRVYTPSAEARGHGAGQETLQTGKRNVDVDAIEPVGTYALRLIFSDGHDSGLYSWDLLYNLGKHHDELWQEYLKQIETQGLSRDIDTSSRPAAGSCGHHH, encoded by the coding sequence ATGGCTGGTATTGATCGGGACACCCCGATACCGAGCGAAATCAAGCTGCACAAGAAATCCCGTCGGCTGGAGCTGATTTACGGCGAGGCCCAGCGCTATTCGCTGGATTTCGAGTTTCTGCGCGTCTATACGCCATCGGCCGAGGCGCGTGGGCACGGTGCCGGGCAAGAGACCTTGCAGACCGGCAAGCGCAATGTCGATGTTGATGCGATCGAGCCGGTGGGTACCTATGCCCTGCGCCTGATTTTTTCTGACGGCCATGATAGCGGTCTCTATTCATGGGATCTGCTGTACAACCTGGGCAAGCATCATGATGAACTCTGGCAGGAATACCTGAAGCAAATCGAAACACAGGGGTTGTCGCGGGATATCGACACCTCATCACGTCCGGCGGCGGGAAGCTGCGGCCATCATCACTGA
- a CDS encoding HIT family protein, whose amino-acid sequence MELGSQPCELCSMPGGALLWQSAHCRVVRVDDPHYPGFCRVIWNDHVREMTDLAPADQALLMRIVFAVETVVRQLFTPDKINLASFGNMVPHVHWHVIPRWRDDRHFPEPVWGSVRREGLVTRPAVSDVVLAEAVSVALAKLNQSG is encoded by the coding sequence GTGGAACTCGGCAGTCAGCCCTGCGAATTGTGCAGCATGCCCGGCGGCGCCCTTTTGTGGCAGTCGGCCCATTGTCGCGTCGTCAGGGTCGATGATCCCCACTATCCGGGCTTTTGCCGCGTCATCTGGAATGATCACGTGCGCGAGATGACCGATCTTGCGCCCGCCGATCAAGCCTTGCTGATGCGCATTGTCTTCGCCGTCGAAACGGTGGTGCGTCAATTGTTTACGCCGGACAAGATCAATCTGGCGAGTTTTGGCAATATGGTGCCGCATGTACATTGGCATGTCATTCCGCGCTGGCGGGATGACCGGCATTTTCCTGAACCGGTCTGGGGTAGCGTCCGGCGGGAAGGTTTGGTGACCCGCCCAGCGGTAAGCGATGTAGTTCTGGCCGAGGCGGTGTCTGTTGCGCTGGCAAAATTGAATCAGTCTGGATGA
- a CDS encoding DUF3683 domain-containing protein: protein MTARLREIPYNYTSFSDREIVIRLLGADNWAVLDELRSERVTGRSARMLYEVLGDIWVVQRNPYLEDDLLDNRERRDALVNALHHRLSEVEKRRAATEGEDMERAAKVKRLVDAARNAVNLFAERFGETWDLRRKVTRILSKHTRKDNIAFDGLARVSHVTDATDWRVEYPFVVLNPDTEEEIGHLVRGCIEAGLTIIARGGGTGYTGGAVPLTRYAAVINTEKLIDIGPVEELVLAGHETPYATIRTGAGVVTDRVSEAASLAGRVFAVDPTSASASCIGGNIAMNAGGKKAVLWGTALDNLAWWKMVDPDGNWLEVERVNHNYGKIHEQENVEFRLKRFDPSGKKLIGEEILTMPGAACRKIGLGKDVTDKFLGGIPGVQKEGTDGIIVAARWVLHKMPPVARTVCLEFFGQVREAVPAIVEITDYFKPGGAGHAAGVQLAGLEHLDERYVKAVGYATKAKRHGRPKMVLIGDLVGHDENAVMAAASEVVRMCNLRAAEGFIAVNAETRKKFWLDRSRTAAISRHTNAFKLNEDVVIPLPRMGDYCDGIERINIELSTQNKLALCDALSAFLKGDLPLHRGDTTLDTDVLIGDRRQAAIDYVEAVRLRWEWLLENLDLPLAEAESRFASYGVQAGELTNRAENPTLFHRLQDYSVRVSWKQELHSRLAKIFDGGVYRPIIERIEAIHKEVLRGRVFVALHMHAGDGNVHTNLPVNSDNYEMLQTANKAVERIMHIARSLDGVISGEHGIGITKLEFLTEAELGPFRAYKQKVDPEGRFNKGKLMPGGDLGNAYTPSFSLLGTESLIMEQSEIGKISDMVKDCLRCGKCKPVCSTHVPRANLLYSPRNKILATSLLVEAFLYEEQTRRGISLKHFDEFNDVADHCTVCHRCVKPCPVDIDFGDVSVAMRNFLRKQDKKRFSPGTMAAMTYLNLKDPATIKLMRGVMMDFGFKAQRLAHKAAKAIGLVQDSRAHPPATVGAPSVKTQVIHFLNRPMPGNLPKRTSRALLDIEDDKVIPVIRNPHKTTEESDAVFYFPGCGSERLFSQVGLATQAMLYEAGATTVLPPGYLCCGYPQTSSGDEDKGQKITTDNRVLFHRVANTLNYLDIKTVIVSCGTCMDQLQKYQFEKIFPGCRLLDIHEYLMEKGIKLDGVSGTRYMYHDPCHTPMKVYAPLAVTKSLMGQEVPLTDRCCGDAGSFAYSRPDVATQVKFRKQQEIESGAAKLRADGFTGDVKILTSCPACLQGLSRYDDDAGTKADYIVVELAKHLLGENWMADYVGKANTGGIERVLL, encoded by the coding sequence ATGACTGCCCGCCTGCGCGAAATACCCTACAACTACACCTCGTTTTCCGATCGCGAGATCGTTATCCGCCTGCTTGGCGCCGACAATTGGGCAGTGCTCGACGAGCTTCGCTCCGAACGCGTTACCGGCCGTTCGGCCCGCATGCTCTACGAGGTGCTGGGCGACATCTGGGTCGTGCAGCGCAATCCCTATCTCGAAGATGACCTGCTTGATAATCGCGAACGTCGCGATGCGCTGGTCAACGCCCTGCACCACCGCTTGTCGGAAGTCGAAAAGCGCCGTGCGGCGACGGAAGGCGAGGATATGGAACGGGCTGCCAAGGTCAAGCGCCTGGTCGATGCAGCCCGCAATGCGGTCAATCTTTTCGCCGAGCGTTTTGGCGAGACCTGGGATCTGCGCCGCAAGGTGACGCGTATCCTGAGCAAGCATACGCGCAAGGACAATATCGCTTTTGATGGCCTGGCCCGTGTTTCGCACGTCACCGATGCGACCGACTGGCGCGTCGAATATCCCTTCGTCGTGCTCAACCCGGATACCGAGGAAGAAATTGGTCATCTCGTGCGTGGCTGTATCGAAGCCGGCCTGACCATCATTGCCCGTGGCGGCGGCACCGGCTATACCGGCGGCGCTGTGCCGCTGACCCGTTATGCGGCGGTGATAAATACCGAAAAGCTGATCGATATCGGTCCGGTTGAAGAACTGGTCCTGGCCGGTCATGAAACGCCGTATGCGACCATCCGCACTGGCGCCGGCGTCGTCACCGACCGCGTTTCGGAAGCCGCCTCGCTTGCCGGGCGTGTCTTCGCAGTGGACCCGACCTCGGCCTCGGCCTCGTGTATCGGCGGCAACATTGCCATGAATGCGGGCGGCAAAAAGGCCGTGTTGTGGGGCACTGCGCTGGATAACCTGGCCTGGTGGAAGATGGTCGATCCGGACGGCAACTGGCTGGAAGTCGAACGAGTCAATCACAACTACGGCAAGATCCACGAACAGGAAAACGTCGAATTCCGTCTGAAGCGTTTCGACCCGAGCGGCAAGAAGCTGATTGGTGAGGAAATCCTCACCATGCCGGGCGCGGCCTGCCGCAAGATCGGCTTGGGCAAGGATGTGACTGACAAGTTCCTCGGCGGCATTCCCGGCGTCCAGAAGGAAGGCACTGACGGCATCATCGTCGCCGCCCGCTGGGTGCTGCACAAGATGCCGCCGGTGGCGCGCACGGTTTGTCTCGAGTTTTTCGGCCAGGTCCGCGAAGCGGTGCCGGCCATCGTTGAGATCACCGATTATTTCAAGCCGGGTGGCGCCGGCCATGCCGCCGGCGTCCAGTTGGCGGGGTTGGAACATCTCGACGAACGCTACGTCAAGGCCGTTGGCTACGCGACCAAGGCCAAGCGCCACGGTCGGCCGAAGATGGTGCTGATTGGCGATCTCGTCGGCCACGACGAAAACGCCGTCATGGCTGCGGCTTCGGAAGTCGTGCGCATGTGCAACCTGCGGGCAGCCGAGGGTTTCATCGCGGTCAATGCTGAAACGCGCAAGAAATTCTGGCTCGATCGTTCGCGCACGGCGGCCATTTCCCGCCATACCAATGCTTTCAAGCTCAATGAAGACGTCGTTATCCCGTTGCCGCGCATGGGGGACTACTGCGACGGCATTGAGCGCATCAACATCGAATTGTCGACGCAGAACAAGCTGGCGTTGTGCGATGCCCTGAGTGCTTTCCTCAAGGGCGACCTGCCGCTACATCGGGGCGACACGACGCTCGACACCGATGTGTTGATCGGCGATCGCCGGCAGGCCGCCATCGATTATGTCGAGGCTGTCCGCCTGCGCTGGGAATGGCTGCTGGAAAATCTCGACCTGCCGTTGGCCGAGGCCGAGTCGCGCTTCGCCTCGTATGGCGTGCAGGCCGGTGAACTGACCAACCGGGCAGAAAATCCGACACTGTTCCACCGCCTGCAGGATTACTCCGTGCGGGTGTCGTGGAAGCAGGAGTTGCATTCACGGCTGGCCAAGATTTTCGACGGTGGCGTTTATCGCCCGATCATCGAGCGCATTGAAGCTATACACAAGGAAGTTCTGCGCGGCCGCGTTTTCGTCGCTCTGCATATGCACGCCGGCGATGGCAATGTGCACACCAACCTGCCGGTTAACTCCGACAATTACGAGATGTTGCAGACCGCCAACAAGGCGGTCGAGCGCATCATGCATATTGCCCGCTCGCTCGATGGCGTCATCTCCGGCGAACACGGCATTGGCATCACCAAGCTGGAGTTTTTGACCGAAGCCGAACTCGGCCCCTTCCGTGCCTACAAGCAGAAGGTGGACCCGGAAGGCCGCTTCAACAAGGGCAAGCTGATGCCCGGCGGCGATCTCGGCAATGCCTACACGCCCTCCTTCAGCCTGCTCGGCACCGAGTCGCTGATCATGGAACAGTCGGAGATCGGCAAGATTTCCGACATGGTCAAGGACTGCCTGCGCTGCGGCAAGTGCAAGCCGGTGTGCTCGACCCATGTGCCGCGTGCCAACCTGCTCTACAGCCCGCGTAACAAGATTCTCGCTACTTCGCTGCTGGTTGAAGCCTTCCTTTATGAAGAGCAGACCCGGCGTGGCATTTCGCTCAAGCATTTCGACGAATTCAACGATGTGGCCGACCATTGCACGGTCTGCCACCGCTGCGTCAAACCCTGCCCGGTCGATATCGACTTTGGCGATGTCTCGGTTGCCATGCGCAACTTCCTGCGCAAGCAGGACAAGAAGCGTTTCAGCCCCGGCACCATGGCCGCGATGACCTATCTGAACCTCAAGGACCCGGCGACCATCAAGCTGATGCGCGGCGTCATGATGGACTTCGGTTTCAAGGCCCAGCGCCTCGCCCACAAGGCGGCCAAGGCGATCGGCCTCGTTCAGGACAGCCGCGCCCACCCACCGGCCACGGTCGGTGCGCCCAGCGTCAAGACGCAGGTCATTCACTTCCTTAACCGCCCGATGCCGGGCAACCTGCCCAAACGCACCTCGCGCGCCCTGCTCGACATCGAGGACGACAAGGTCATCCCGGTCATCCGCAATCCGCACAAGACAACCGAAGAATCCGATGCCGTGTTCTATTTCCCGGGCTGCGGGTCCGAGCGCCTGTTCTCGCAGGTTGGTCTGGCCACGCAGGCGATGCTCTACGAAGCCGGCGCCACGACCGTGCTGCCACCGGGCTACCTGTGCTGCGGTTACCCGCAAACCTCGTCGGGTGATGAGGACAAGGGCCAGAAGATCACCACGGACAACCGCGTGCTCTTCCACCGGGTGGCCAATACACTGAATTATCTCGACATCAAGACGGTGATTGTTTCATGCGGAACGTGCATGGATCAGTTGCAGAAATACCAGTTCGAGAAAATCTTCCCCGGCTGCCGCCTGCTTGATATCCACGAGTACCTGATGGAAAAGGGAATCAAACTTGATGGCGTCAGCGGTACGCGCTACATGTACCACGATCCCTGCCATACGCCGATGAAGGTCTATGCCCCGCTCGCCGTGACCAAGTCGCTGATGGGCCAGGAAGTGCCCCTGACCGACCGCTGCTGCGGTGATGCCGGTTCCTTCGCCTATTCGCGCCCGGATGTCGCAACCCAAGTCAAATTCCGCAAGCAGCAGGAAATCGAATCGGGGGCGGCCAAGTTGCGGGCCGACGGGTTTACCGGTGACGTCAAGATTCTGACGTCCTGCCCGGCCTGTTTGCAGGGGCTCTCGCGTTACGACGATGATGCCGGAACCAAGGCCGATTACATTGTGGTCGAACTGGCCAAGCATCTGCTCGGTGAGAACTGGATGGCCGATTATGTCGGCAAGGCCAATACGGGTGGCATTGAGCGCGTATTGCTTTAA
- the chrA gene encoding chromate efflux transporter, giving the protein MPEFSPPAKVTFREAFIFWLKLGFVSFGGPAGQIAMMHQELVERRRWLSEGRFLHALNFCMVLPGPEAQQLATYIGWLMHRTWGGIVAGTLFVLPSLFILIILSWLYIAYGETTLVAGLFFGIKPAVTAIVLQAAWRIGSRALRNKLLWVIAGAALVAIFVFATPFPAIVTAAALIGYLGGRWRPGYFKAGGQHGGNGKTWGPALIDDGTPTPEHALFAWPRLLTVVVIGAGLWALPMGLLTALFGWSHTLTQMGWFFTKAALLTFGGAYAVLPYVYQGAMTHYGWLTPTQMIDGLALGETTPGPLIMVVAFVGFIGGYQTPQMQALFGPDHLFLAGAVAAVLVTWFTFLPSFVFILLGGPLVETTHGNLNFTAPLTAITAAVVGVIVNLALFFAWHVLWPQGFSGGFALVPAIIMTLAGIALFRYQQSVMRVIVVCALGGLLLKMAGV; this is encoded by the coding sequence ATGCCCGAATTTTCTCCGCCTGCCAAAGTCACTTTCCGCGAAGCCTTCATCTTCTGGCTGAAGCTTGGTTTCGTCAGTTTTGGTGGGCCGGCCGGGCAGATCGCGATGATGCATCAGGAACTGGTTGAGAGGCGGCGCTGGTTGTCGGAGGGCCGCTTCCTGCATGCCCTCAATTTCTGCATGGTGCTGCCCGGACCGGAAGCCCAGCAACTGGCTACCTATATCGGCTGGCTGATGCATAGGACCTGGGGCGGCATCGTCGCCGGTACGCTGTTCGTGCTGCCGTCCTTGTTCATCCTGATCATCTTGTCGTGGCTATACATCGCCTATGGTGAAACGACCCTGGTCGCCGGTCTGTTTTTCGGCATCAAGCCGGCGGTTACGGCGATCGTGTTGCAGGCGGCGTGGCGCATCGGCTCGCGGGCGCTCAGAAACAAGTTGTTGTGGGTGATTGCCGGGGCAGCCCTGGTCGCCATTTTTGTTTTCGCCACCCCATTTCCGGCGATTGTGACTGCTGCTGCCCTGATCGGTTATCTCGGGGGGCGGTGGCGACCGGGTTATTTCAAGGCGGGCGGCCAACACGGTGGAAATGGCAAAACCTGGGGGCCGGCGCTGATCGATGATGGCACGCCGACACCCGAGCACGCCTTGTTCGCCTGGCCCCGCCTGCTGACCGTGGTCGTCATCGGTGCCGGGCTGTGGGCGTTACCGATGGGCTTGCTCACCGCCCTGTTCGGCTGGTCGCATACGCTGACCCAGATGGGCTGGTTCTTTACCAAGGCTGCCCTGCTCACCTTCGGCGGGGCCTACGCTGTGTTGCCTTACGTCTATCAGGGGGCGATGACGCATTATGGCTGGCTGACACCGACCCAAATGATCGACGGACTGGCGCTCGGGGAAACGACGCCGGGGCCGCTGATTATGGTCGTTGCCTTCGTTGGTTTTATCGGCGGCTACCAGACGCCACAGATGCAGGCGCTGTTCGGGCCGGACCATCTGTTCCTGGCCGGTGCGGTGGCCGCTGTTCTGGTGACGTGGTTCACCTTTCTGCCCTCCTTCGTGTTTATCCTGCTGGGTGGACCGCTGGTGGAAACGACGCATGGCAATCTGAATTTCACTGCGCCGCTCACCGCGATAACGGCTGCCGTGGTTGGGGTTATCGTCAACCTGGCGCTGTTTTTCGCTTGGCACGTGCTCTGGCCACAGGGTTTCTCCGGCGGTTTTGCGCTGGTTCCGGCCATCATCATGACGCTCGCCGGTATCGCCCTTTTCCGCTATCAGCAAAGCGTCATGCGGGTGATCGTCGTTTGTGCGCTGGGTGGACTGTTGCTCAAGATGGCCGGCGTGTAA
- a CDS encoding YqaA family protein: MEWLNVTAESGLWGLLAASFLSATVLPGGSEGLLWGFLKLHPGDYGPALMLTTLGNTAGGMTSWWCGRFLPDWKRLESLPHRDKLERWGSPALLFAWAPLIGDALCLAAGWLRLHWLPCCLFMAIGKFTRYWLVAQTALAA, from the coding sequence GTGGAGTGGCTAAACGTCACGGCAGAAAGCGGCCTTTGGGGCCTGCTGGCCGCCAGTTTTCTTTCTGCCACCGTGTTACCCGGTGGTTCAGAGGGCCTTTTGTGGGGATTTTTAAAACTCCATCCGGGTGATTACGGCCCGGCCCTGATGTTGACGACGCTGGGCAATACCGCCGGGGGGATGACGTCATGGTGGTGTGGCCGATTTTTACCCGACTGGAAGCGACTGGAGAGTCTGCCCCATCGCGACAAGCTCGAACGCTGGGGTAGCCCAGCCCTGCTGTTTGCTTGGGCGCCGCTGATTGGCGATGCGTTGTGCCTTGCTGCCGGCTGGTTGCGTCTGCACTGGTTGCCCTGCTGTCTGTTCATGGCCATCGGCAAGTTCACCCGCTATTGGCTGGTAGCCCAAACAGCGCTGGCTGCCTGA